TATGTGGCGCGGTATCCAGGCCGCATCACGCCATTTCACCGGGTCGGCGGCAAGCCGGGCAAGGCCGCCGCACTGAAGGATGCCAGCGCGCTGGTCACCGGCGAGATCGTCGTGGTGTTCGATGCCGACTACCTGCCCCCTGTCGGGCTGCTCAAGCAACTCGTGGCGCCGTTCTTCGATCCCGAGGTCGGCGCGACCATGGGCCGCGTCGTGCCGATGAATCTCGGCCGCAACCTGCTGACGCGCCTGCTGGACCTGGAGCGCTCGGGCGGCTATCAGGTCGACCAGCAAGCCCGGATGAACCTGAACCTCGTGCCGCAGTACGGCGGCACCGTCGGCGGCATTCGCATGCGCGCGCTGGGCAGCGCCGGCGGCTGGCATGACGACGTGCTGGCCGAAGACACGGACCTGACCTACCGGCTGCTGCTGGCGGAGTGGAAGACGGTCTACCAGAACTGGTCCGAGTGCTATGAAGAGGTGCCGGAAACCTGGCCGGTACGGGTGAGGCAGATCATGCGCTGGACCAAGGGCCATAACCAGGCGCTCTATCGCCATGGATGGCGCATGGCTTCGTGCCGGCACCACGGCATCATCGAAAGGATCGACGGCGTCGCGCTGCTGGGCATCTACATGATGGCGCCGCTGATGCTGCTCGGCTGGCTGCTCGCCATCCTGCTCTTCTACTCCGGCGGCCTGGCATTGCTGGGCACGGCCGTCATGCTGTTCGCGCTGATGTCGTACGGCTCCCTGGGGAATTTCGCGGCCTTCTTCGAGATCGCGGCGGCCGTTCACCTGGATGGCAGCCGTGAGCGCATCCGGTTGCTGCCGCTGAACTACTTCGGGTTCCTGGTCAGCATGCTGAGCGTCTCGCGCGCGATCCTCGACCAGATCGTGGTCGATCACTTCCTCGGCCGCGAACTGCGCTGGGACAAGACCGCCCGCTATCGGCAGGGAGGCTGACCATGTGGCCCCTGCTGCTCGCAGGGCTCACCCTGCTGGT
This sequence is a window from Cupriavidus pauculus. Protein-coding genes within it:
- a CDS encoding glycosyltransferase family 2 protein, whose protein sequence is MRFNKPARLLAARWPLALLGVVVALLALPVQALERVEGDNGRALEVVEGTPVAAIFLTTLLLLIVALVLLYAVRHYLFTLNRLFGRQRHPYLDIDVATWPTLTVLIAAHNEEAVIAGSLECLLHADYPADRITLMPVNDRSTDRTQEIIDDYVARYPGRITPFHRVGGKPGKAAALKDASALVTGEIVVVFDADYLPPVGLLKQLVAPFFDPEVGATMGRVVPMNLGRNLLTRLLDLERSGGYQVDQQARMNLNLVPQYGGTVGGIRMRALGSAGGWHDDVLAEDTDLTYRLLLAEWKTVYQNWSECYEEVPETWPVRVRQIMRWTKGHNQALYRHGWRMASCRHHGIIERIDGVALLGIYMMAPLMLLGWLLAILLFYSGGLALLGTAVMLFALMSYGSLGNFAAFFEIAAAVHLDGSRERIRLLPLNYFGFLVSMLSVSRAILDQIVVDHFLGRELRWDKTARYRQGG